One window from the genome of Pseudomonas sp. L5B5 encodes:
- a CDS encoding amidohydrolase: protein MGSNGNDHDYIQCGCHNPVWEALKHSLDPARYMAGLPRENHGPLQEPDGASIVFTNGILYPLREGNMDDRVEALGIHAGDVVAVGTLAEVKARMQDLNITYAIQDLGGRTLLPGLVEPHAHIVQSCAMDGWLNLGAIVNDVDTDPDSKAFNHDEQQNQRLRPVYDWNWLKSTIQAQLPKDDSTWILGHMVDPALMPFTVVPGGENQLITLGCGFDEEVGNLDSIDKLHPMLLVSASMHTAYLNSAASELVAKAGIPVDNGTVQEEDVFKAILVIPLKQQLEMLTIFKRLDHYFATAARRGITLLYDAMMDPISRLLLDAYFLNHPRTLRIGYAAACNGTTKSINQLPTYQAATREQAKRMYQGSVKLVSDGSNQGLTGYQATDYCCNAGARPKGNFNFCDEGDQDPQDLPVAYQDLVQAVAAKGWPLMIHANGDRAIDFTLQAYQKAFEQGVGLNKRHRIEHCSLLSEDRLKTMVKLGLSPSFLVGHVGYWGYAFQQAIFENRADTMLDLCQMALGKDLRISLHSDCTVTPLGPLRSMEQAVTRKMEGLRLPGQIPYVQDPQQLPVLNAQECLTRKQALKAITYDAAWQCNAEAWTGSLAVGNFADLVILEQDPLDENVPATSIRDIKVHETWKGGQRVYSSSAN from the coding sequence ATGGGATCAAATGGAAATGATCACGACTACATCCAGTGCGGGTGTCACAACCCGGTCTGGGAAGCGCTGAAGCACAGTCTCGACCCAGCCCGCTACATGGCCGGGCTGCCCCGCGAAAACCATGGCCCGCTGCAGGAACCGGACGGCGCATCCATCGTCTTCACCAATGGCATCCTCTATCCCCTGCGCGAGGGCAACATGGACGACCGCGTCGAGGCCCTGGGCATCCATGCCGGCGACGTGGTGGCCGTCGGCACCCTGGCCGAGGTCAAGGCGCGCATGCAGGACTTGAACATCACCTATGCCATCCAGGACCTGGGCGGCAGGACCCTGCTCCCCGGCCTGGTGGAACCCCACGCCCACATCGTGCAGAGCTGTGCCATGGATGGCTGGCTGAACCTGGGCGCCATCGTCAACGACGTCGATACCGACCCCGACAGCAAGGCCTTCAACCACGACGAGCAGCAGAACCAGCGACTGCGCCCCGTCTATGACTGGAACTGGCTGAAGAGCACCATCCAGGCCCAGCTGCCCAAGGACGACTCGACCTGGATCCTCGGGCACATGGTCGATCCGGCGCTGATGCCCTTCACGGTGGTGCCCGGGGGCGAGAACCAGCTCATCACCCTGGGCTGTGGCTTCGACGAAGAAGTCGGCAACCTGGACAGCATCGACAAGCTGCACCCGATGCTGCTGGTCAGCGCCTCGATGCACACCGCCTACCTGAACAGCGCCGCCAGCGAATTGGTCGCCAAGGCCGGTATCCCGGTCGATAACGGCACAGTGCAGGAAGAGGATGTGTTCAAGGCGATCCTGGTCATTCCCCTCAAGCAGCAACTGGAGATGCTCACTATCTTCAAGCGCCTGGACCACTATTTCGCTACCGCCGCGCGGCGCGGGATCACCCTGTTGTACGACGCCATGATGGACCCCATCTCCAGGCTGCTGCTGGATGCCTATTTCCTCAATCACCCGCGTACCCTGCGCATCGGCTACGCCGCAGCCTGCAACGGCACGACCAAGAGCATCAACCAGCTGCCGACCTACCAGGCGGCCACCCGCGAACAGGCCAAGCGCATGTACCAGGGCTCGGTGAAGCTGGTCTCGGACGGCTCCAACCAGGGGCTGACCGGTTACCAGGCCACCGACTACTGCTGCAATGCTGGCGCCCGGCCCAAGGGCAACTTCAACTTCTGCGACGAGGGTGACCAGGATCCGCAAGACCTCCCCGTCGCCTATCAGGACCTGGTCCAGGCCGTCGCCGCCAAGGGCTGGCCGCTGATGATCCACGCCAATGGCGACCGGGCCATCGACTTCACCCTGCAGGCCTACCAGAAAGCCTTCGAGCAGGGGGTGGGCCTGAACAAGCGCCACCGCATCGAACACTGCTCGCTGCTCAGCGAAGATCGCCTCAAGACCATGGTCAAGCTGGGGCTGTCGCCCAGTTTCCTGGTGGGGCATGTCGGCTACTGGGGCTACGCCTTCCAGCAGGCGATCTTCGAGAATCGCGCCGACACCATGCTCGACCTGTGCCAGATGGCTCTGGGCAAGGACCTGCGGATCTCCCTGCACAGCGATTGCACGGTCACGCCGCTGGGCCCACTGCGTTCGATGGAGCAGGCGGTGACGCGCAAGATGGAAGGCCTGCGCCTGCCAGGACAGATCCCCTATGTGCAGGACCCGCAACAGCTGCCGGTGCTCAACGCCCAAGAGTGCCTGACGCGCAAGCAAGCGCTGAAGGCCATCACCTACGATGCCGCCTGGCAGTGCAATGCCGAAGCCTGGACCGGCTCCCTGGCCGTGGGCAACTTCGCCGACTTGGTGATCCTCGAGCAGGACCCGCTGGACGAAAACGTCCCGGCCACCAGCATCCGCGACATCAAGGTGCATGAGACCTGGAAAGGCGGCCAGCGGGTGTATTCCAGCAGCGCCAACTGA
- a CDS encoding efflux transporter outer membrane subunit codes for MPIHRGPVLALCALLGACSVGPQRPPSTTLNLPAAAVPTSPPETEQWWRLYREPGLNAAVLEALGHNRDLRVAAANLLQAKALLRETDILDQPLTQVSASAGYGSTADDQLEAALGDSRRIRTGTRYGIGLDVQWEMDLFGRLQGLEQAARADAEAARAAEDGLRVVVAAETTRAWLQACSYGQRLDVARQSLALVEQGRELTAELHRSGVALALDVARAEGLVGQVRASLPPLEAGRQRALAELAVLLGRLPGDVPAPAQACRRTPALIAAMPADDALAMLRRRPDVSQAERRLAAATARIGVARADLYPRISLGAGIASSAHHPSGFDERDASAWRLGPLLSWSFPNFNAVRARIAQADAREGAALAEFDRSILLALKEQRQALSDYQAAGQRRQDLHLAAERNHETLRLAGLARAAGASSALDYLDAQRTDVASRAAAARADAQLIDTQVLVFKAFGGGWRDAPPVILPTPSSFRTSSFQAPSLRANGETPQ; via the coding sequence ATGCCTATTCATCGTGGGCCCGTGCTGGCCCTGTGTGCCCTGCTGGGTGCCTGTAGTGTCGGTCCGCAGCGACCGCCGAGCACGACCTTGAACCTGCCCGCCGCAGCCGTTCCGACCTCGCCGCCCGAGACCGAGCAGTGGTGGCGCTTGTACCGGGAGCCGGGGTTGAACGCCGCCGTGCTGGAGGCGCTGGGCCATAACCGCGACCTGCGGGTGGCAGCGGCCAACCTGCTGCAGGCCAAGGCCCTGCTGCGCGAGACCGATATCCTGGACCAGCCGCTGACCCAGGTGTCGGCCAGCGCCGGTTATGGCAGTACGGCGGACGACCAGTTGGAGGCGGCCCTGGGCGACAGTCGGCGTATCCGTACCGGGACCCGCTACGGTATCGGCCTGGACGTGCAGTGGGAAATGGACCTGTTCGGTCGCCTGCAAGGGCTGGAACAAGCGGCCCGGGCCGACGCCGAAGCCGCCCGGGCTGCCGAGGATGGCCTGCGTGTGGTGGTGGCCGCCGAAACCACCCGCGCCTGGTTGCAGGCGTGCAGCTATGGCCAGCGCCTGGATGTGGCGCGCCAGTCCCTGGCGCTGGTGGAGCAGGGGCGGGAGTTGACCGCCGAGCTGCATCGTTCCGGTGTTGCGCTGGCGCTGGATGTGGCACGCGCCGAAGGCCTGGTGGGGCAGGTCCGGGCCAGCCTGCCGCCACTGGAGGCTGGGCGCCAGCGCGCGCTGGCCGAACTGGCGGTGCTGCTCGGGCGCCTGCCCGGGGATGTTCCGGCGCCGGCACAGGCCTGCCGGCGGACACCGGCGCTGATTGCCGCCATGCCCGCTGACGATGCCCTGGCCATGTTGCGTCGGCGTCCCGACGTGAGCCAGGCCGAGCGCCGGCTGGCAGCGGCCACCGCGCGGATCGGGGTAGCCCGGGCCGATCTCTATCCGCGTATCAGCCTGGGCGCCGGGATCGCCAGCTCGGCCCATCATCCCAGTGGTTTCGATGAGCGTGATGCCTCGGCCTGGCGCCTGGGACCGCTGCTGTCCTGGAGTTTTCCCAACTTCAATGCGGTCCGCGCCCGCATCGCCCAGGCCGATGCCCGGGAGGGCGCGGCGCTGGCGGAGTTCGACCGCAGCATCTTGCTGGCGCTCAAGGAGCAGCGCCAGGCCCTGAGCGACTACCAGGCCGCCGGACAGCGCCGGCAAGACCTGCACCTGGCGGCCGAGCGCAACCACGAAACCCTGCGCCTGGCCGGGCTGGCCCGCGCCGCGGGTGCATCCAGCGCCCTGGACTATCTCGATGCCCAGCGCACCGATGTGGCCTCGCGAGCCGCGGCGGCACGGGCCGATGCCCAGCTGATCGATACCCAGGTCCTGGTGTTCAAGGCCTTTGGCGGCGGCTGGCGCGATGCTCCGCCGGTGATCCTGCCCACGCCATCCTCCTTTCGTACCTCTTCTTTTCAAGCTCCTTCCCTTCGAGCTAATGGCGAGACCCCGCAATGA
- a CDS encoding HlyD family secretion protein, translated as MTDTAATPVPATHGLTRRRLLLCIALVLGLLLILAWSLYWWFNGRFLVETDDAYLRADIVTVAPRVAGYLTRVEVRDNQLLKAGDLLARIDDSDYLARVEQAEAMLAEARAEQRTGQARLANLEARQQQQQSLIGEAQARVGAAEAEALRAGQEGRRQRHLASQQVSSVQQLESADALARQADAALVAARATLAARRQQVAVLNTEQQSARAQLDKLEAGVARVVAQLQLARIDLARTQIRSPVDGIAGQRSLRLGQYVEVGAPLLAVVPQEAYVVANYKETQVDGMRPGQAARIEIDALGGQVLTGRVDSFAPASGAQFALLPPDNATGNFTKIVQRMPVRIHLDPGQPRQGEWRPGMSVVVTVDTRHD; from the coding sequence ATGACCGATACCGCTGCTACTCCCGTTCCCGCTACCCATGGCCTGACCCGGCGCCGCCTGCTGCTGTGCATCGCGCTGGTCCTGGGCCTGTTGTTGATCCTGGCCTGGAGCCTGTACTGGTGGTTCAACGGCCGCTTCCTGGTGGAGACCGACGATGCCTACCTGCGGGCCGATATCGTCACGGTCGCGCCCCGGGTGGCCGGGTACCTGACTCGCGTCGAAGTGCGCGACAACCAGTTGCTCAAGGCCGGCGATCTCCTGGCCCGAATCGATGACAGCGATTATTTGGCCCGGGTCGAGCAGGCCGAGGCCATGCTGGCCGAGGCCCGTGCCGAACAGCGCACCGGCCAGGCCCGGTTAGCCAACCTGGAGGCGCGCCAGCAGCAACAGCAGAGCCTGATCGGTGAAGCCCAGGCGCGCGTAGGCGCTGCCGAGGCCGAGGCCTTGCGGGCCGGTCAGGAAGGGCGCCGGCAACGGCACCTGGCCAGCCAGCAGGTCAGCAGCGTGCAGCAATTGGAAAGCGCCGATGCCCTGGCCCGCCAGGCCGATGCCGCGCTGGTGGCGGCCCGGGCCACCCTGGCCGCTCGCCGCCAGCAGGTGGCAGTGCTCAATACCGAACAACAGAGCGCCCGGGCCCAGTTGGACAAGCTCGAGGCCGGTGTGGCCCGCGTGGTGGCGCAACTGCAACTGGCCCGCATCGACCTGGCGCGGACCCAGATCCGCAGCCCGGTGGACGGCATCGCCGGGCAGCGCAGCCTGCGCCTGGGGCAGTACGTGGAAGTGGGTGCGCCCTTGCTGGCAGTGGTGCCTCAGGAGGCCTACGTGGTGGCCAACTACAAGGAGACCCAGGTGGACGGCATGCGCCCCGGGCAAGCGGCACGGATCGAGATCGATGCCCTGGGCGGCCAGGTGCTCACCGGCCGGGTCGACAGCTTTGCCCCGGCCTCCGGCGCGCAGTTCGCCTTGCTGCCACCGGACAACGCCACCGGCAATTTCACCAAGATCGTGCAGCGCATGCCGGTACGCATTCACCTGGACCCCGGGCAGCCGCGCCAGGGTGAATGGCGCCCGGGCATGTCGGTGGTGGTGACCGTGGATACTCGCCATGACTAG
- a CDS encoding DHA2 family efflux MFS transporter permease subunit: MTSAERVSEPVAEAVPAISLRTWVAVLGSVVGCFMAGMNVHVTNASLPDVRGSLGATFEEGSWITTAYLVAEIIIIPMTGWLVSVFSMRRVLMVGTAGFVLFSIACSLAPNIHSLILARVLQGAFGGVLIPLSFQLIVTELPAARHPMGMALFAVANNVAQAAGPSLGGWLTDAYSWRWIFYLQVPPGLLLLAAIGWSVRPQPMVLEKLRQGDWGGIASMAVGLAALQIMLEEGGRHDWLASSFIVNCAVLACAGLLAFVFIELRRPQPLINLRLLARYNFGIASLMQFTFGAVVFGVVFLVPNYFAEIHGYNARQIGLMMIPYGLIQFAMSFATPRLMRWTSARTIIIAGFAITGIGCLMNMHLNPDASVNVIVPSLVIRGIGQSLVVVALGVMAIQGLEKDQVGSASGLFSMVRNVGGAIGIALSSQVVVEREKFHGQRIGESVNLFTQATQERLVEWVRKLSGSFLDHASALHSAAAAPLRRQALELMNRVLHRDALLMAYSDAFLLAGLAMLLCVLAGLMLRRA; the protein is encoded by the coding sequence ATGACTAGCGCCGAACGGGTGTCCGAACCGGTGGCCGAGGCAGTGCCGGCCATCAGCCTGCGCACCTGGGTGGCGGTGCTGGGCAGCGTGGTCGGCTGTTTCATGGCCGGGATGAACGTGCACGTGACCAACGCCTCGCTGCCCGATGTGCGCGGCTCCCTGGGCGCCACCTTCGAAGAGGGCTCGTGGATCACCACCGCCTACCTGGTGGCCGAGATCATCATCATTCCCATGACGGGCTGGCTGGTCTCGGTGTTTTCCATGCGCCGGGTGCTGATGGTCGGGACTGCCGGTTTCGTACTGTTCTCCATTGCCTGTTCCCTGGCGCCGAACATCCACAGCCTGATCCTGGCGCGGGTGCTGCAAGGGGCCTTCGGCGGCGTGCTGATCCCCTTGTCGTTCCAGCTGATCGTCACCGAACTGCCGGCGGCCCGCCATCCGATGGGCATGGCGCTGTTCGCGGTGGCCAACAACGTCGCCCAGGCGGCGGGACCGTCCTTGGGGGGCTGGCTCACGGATGCCTATTCCTGGCGCTGGATCTTCTACCTGCAAGTACCGCCCGGGCTGTTGCTGCTGGCCGCCATCGGCTGGTCGGTGCGGCCGCAGCCGATGGTCCTGGAGAAACTGCGCCAGGGCGACTGGGGCGGCATCGCCAGCATGGCGGTGGGCCTGGCGGCCTTGCAGATCATGCTGGAGGAGGGCGGGCGCCATGACTGGCTGGCTTCGTCGTTCATCGTCAATTGCGCGGTGCTGGCCTGCGCCGGCCTGCTGGCCTTCGTGTTCATCGAGTTGCGACGTCCCCAGCCATTGATCAACCTGCGCCTGCTGGCACGCTACAACTTCGGCATCGCCAGCCTGATGCAGTTCACCTTTGGCGCGGTGGTGTTTGGCGTGGTGTTCCTGGTGCCCAACTACTTCGCCGAGATCCACGGCTACAACGCCCGGCAGATCGGCCTGATGATGATCCCGTATGGCCTGATCCAGTTCGCCATGTCCTTCGCCACCCCGCGCCTGATGCGCTGGACCAGCGCGCGCACCATCATCATTGCCGGTTTCGCCATTACCGGCATCGGTTGCCTGATGAACATGCACCTGAACCCCGATGCTTCGGTCAACGTCATCGTGCCGTCGCTGGTGATCCGCGGCATTGGCCAGTCGCTGGTGGTAGTGGCGCTGGGCGTGATGGCCATCCAGGGGCTGGAGAAAGACCAGGTGGGTTCTGCCTCGGGCCTGTTCTCCATGGTGCGCAATGTCGGTGGCGCCATTGGGATCGCCCTGTCCAGCCAGGTGGTGGTGGAGCGGGAGAAGTTCCACGGCCAGCGCATCGGCGAATCGGTGAATCTGTTCACCCAGGCCACCCAGGAGCGCCTGGTGGAGTGGGTGCGCAAGTTGTCCGGGTCGTTCCTGGACCACGCCAGCGCGCTGCACTCGGCGGCGGCGGCACCGCTGCGCCGCCAGGCCCTGGAACTGATGAACCGGGTGCTGCACCGCGATGCCTTGCTGATGGCCTACAGCGACGCCTTCCTGCTGGCCGGGCTGGCCATGCTGCTGTGCGTACTGGCTGGGTTAATGCTGCGCCGGGCCTGA
- a CDS encoding AraC family transcriptional regulator, with amino-acid sequence MSDLLVVSSIDSLAVPVTSIAVDYPNGHTIPSHSHPRSQLAYAIEGVLVIDTQSGRWVVPPSRGVWLQAGVEHRVRMRGAVRMRSLFVNVDAISGLPEHDCVIEVSPLLRELILAASQVDEHYQADSRDGRLMRLILDEMRSLPVLPFSLPWPQDPRMLHVCQALADDPADSRTAEQWSDRLAMSAKTFHRQFQRHTGITFGRWRQQARLLMSLECLAQGMPVVQVALQHGYDSQSAFAAAFKRQFGTPPSEFYR; translated from the coding sequence ATGTCCGACCTGCTGGTGGTTTCGTCCATCGATAGCCTCGCGGTGCCGGTCACCAGCATTGCCGTGGACTATCCCAATGGCCACACGATCCCCTCCCACAGCCATCCCCGTTCGCAACTGGCCTATGCCATCGAAGGCGTGCTGGTGATCGATACCCAATCCGGACGCTGGGTCGTGCCCCCCAGCCGCGGGGTGTGGTTGCAGGCCGGGGTCGAGCATCGGGTGCGCATGCGCGGCGCGGTGCGCATGCGCAGCCTGTTCGTCAACGTCGACGCCATCAGCGGCTTGCCTGAACATGACTGCGTGATCGAGGTTTCGCCCTTGCTGCGCGAATTGATCCTGGCCGCGTCCCAGGTGGACGAGCACTACCAGGCCGACAGCCGCGATGGCCGCCTGATGCGCCTGATCCTCGATGAAATGCGCTCGCTGCCGGTGCTGCCGTTCAGCCTGCCCTGGCCCCAGGACCCGCGCATGCTCCACGTCTGCCAGGCCCTGGCCGATGACCCCGCGGACAGTCGCACCGCCGAGCAGTGGAGCGACCGCCTGGCCATGAGCGCCAAGACCTTCCACCGCCAGTTCCAACGCCATACCGGCATCACCTTCGGCCGCTGGCGCCAGCAGGCGCGGCTGCTGATGTCCCTGGAGTGCCTGGCCCAGGGCATGCCGGTGGTCCAGGTGGCCTTGCAACACGGCTACGATAGCCAGAGCGCCTTCGCCGCCGCCTTCAAGCGTCAGTTCGGCACCCCGCCGTCGGAGTTCTACCGCTGA
- a CDS encoding HAD family hydrolase, with protein MLNALLFDLDGTLTDTDALHLLALQQLLLEEEDRIFSHEEFMVHVSGQANANLCRYLFPGRSVAEHEAFAERKEQRFRQLSPRLAPIPGLLRLLDFAEQHGIRTCVVTNAPRANAEHMLQALDLVQRLPIVLVAEELPRAKPAPLPYLRGLQCLDAEAGHALAFEDSVPGLTAAVGAGICTFGLATSQPPATLLDAGAHRVIGDFNDPQLWAEIQRRLERPA; from the coding sequence ATGCTCAACGCTTTGCTCTTCGACCTCGACGGTACCTTGACCGATACCGACGCCCTGCACCTGCTGGCCCTGCAACAGCTGCTGCTGGAAGAAGAAGACCGGATCTTCAGCCACGAAGAATTCATGGTCCATGTCAGCGGCCAGGCCAACGCCAACCTCTGCCGCTACCTGTTTCCAGGCCGCAGCGTGGCCGAACATGAAGCCTTTGCCGAGCGCAAGGAACAGCGCTTTCGCCAATTGTCCCCCCGACTGGCCCCCATCCCCGGCCTGTTGCGCCTGCTGGACTTCGCCGAGCAGCACGGCATCCGCACCTGCGTGGTGACCAATGCACCACGCGCCAATGCCGAGCACATGCTCCAGGCCCTGGACCTTGTGCAGCGCTTGCCCATTGTCCTGGTGGCCGAGGAGTTGCCCCGGGCCAAACCCGCCCCCCTGCCCTACCTGCGCGGCCTGCAATGCCTGGATGCCGAAGCCGGCCACGCCCTGGCCTTCGAGGACTCGGTCCCCGGACTGACCGCGGCAGTCGGCGCCGGTATCTGCACTTTCGGCCTGGCCACCAGCCAGCCGCCCGCGACGTTGCTGGACGCCGGAGCCCATCGAGTGATTGGCGATTTCAATGATCCGCAGTTGTGGGCCGAAATCCAGCGGCGGCTCGAACGGCCAGCCTGA
- a CDS encoding WG repeat-containing protein, whose translation MDRSASARLGSLILSLSALTLVGCKEESSPKTVATAPAPAPAAMVIPVCANGECAVLDQNGSVLVSADNDYDAVVTLPLDKSFLFAKDGTWNLASGDGKQILLADFTDDLRLLTPGYFGFGKDGKVGVIDQTGKQVQPARFDDLYVGGQDDFIVYELNEKRGLLDTQGQELTQALYDSSVVRDNFAKRGGWMTAERGNEKWAYNLKTHEQKQVEFDSIDSAANGYLVVSDERGKALADTQAQLIGSNHYYWLGVPGENRVAFKEKYDSPCGYLDMQGKTVIQAQFANCEVFGKQGALVAARNAEGESGKVGMIDQQGQWKVQPAYDSAEPAGFSPNGLFSQVPGLNQVAVLQNAFSATFGIFDVDKGVELFKPTYTNIGAITPDLFAFSTPESPTKPVTLFGEATKIATVGLMDASGKVLMEPGQYVDIRLDDTGHYLLASEDTSPLATVALLDLKGKRLISSKWQELVVDEARGAIFGFAVEGLGDDQSRSIKALYRLDGTPSFQVTQVDCGAEQVLDGQGKVLWPTNPQDHCPAPDDEDQAQG comes from the coding sequence ATGGATAGAAGCGCCAGTGCCCGTCTCGGCTCGCTGATCCTCTCGTTGTCTGCTCTGACCCTGGTTGGATGCAAGGAAGAATCCAGTCCCAAGACGGTGGCCACCGCGCCTGCCCCGGCACCTGCGGCCATGGTGATTCCGGTGTGCGCCAATGGTGAATGTGCAGTACTGGACCAGAACGGTTCCGTGCTGGTCAGCGCCGACAACGACTATGACGCCGTGGTCACCCTGCCCCTGGACAAGAGCTTCCTGTTCGCCAAGGACGGGACCTGGAACCTGGCCAGCGGCGATGGCAAGCAGATCCTGCTGGCCGACTTCACCGACGACCTGCGCCTGCTGACGCCCGGGTATTTCGGTTTCGGCAAGGATGGCAAGGTGGGCGTCATCGACCAGACCGGCAAGCAGGTCCAGCCTGCGCGCTTCGACGACCTGTACGTCGGCGGCCAGGACGACTTCATCGTCTACGAGCTGAATGAAAAGCGCGGCCTGCTGGACACCCAGGGCCAGGAGCTGACCCAGGCGCTGTATGACAGCAGCGTGGTGCGTGACAACTTCGCCAAGCGCGGCGGGTGGATGACGGCCGAGCGCGGCAATGAAAAGTGGGCGTACAACCTCAAGACCCACGAACAGAAGCAGGTCGAGTTCGACAGCATCGACAGTGCCGCCAACGGCTACCTGGTGGTCAGCGATGAGCGGGGCAAGGCCCTGGCCGATACCCAGGCGCAACTGATCGGCAGCAACCATTACTACTGGCTGGGCGTGCCGGGCGAAAACCGGGTGGCCTTCAAGGAGAAGTACGACAGTCCTTGCGGCTACCTGGACATGCAAGGCAAGACGGTCATCCAGGCCCAGTTCGCCAACTGTGAAGTGTTCGGCAAGCAGGGCGCGCTGGTTGCGGCCAGGAACGCCGAAGGCGAGAGTGGCAAGGTCGGCATGATCGACCAGCAGGGCCAATGGAAGGTGCAACCGGCATACGATTCGGCAGAGCCCGCCGGCTTCAGCCCCAATGGCCTGTTTTCCCAGGTTCCGGGGCTGAACCAGGTAGCCGTGCTGCAGAACGCCTTCAGCGCGACCTTCGGCATCTTCGATGTGGACAAGGGCGTCGAACTGTTCAAGCCGACCTACACCAATATCGGCGCGATCACCCCCGACCTGTTCGCCTTCAGCACGCCTGAGAGCCCGACCAAGCCGGTCACCCTGTTCGGCGAAGCGACCAAGATCGCCACCGTGGGCCTGATGGACGCCAGCGGCAAGGTCCTGATGGAGCCTGGCCAGTACGTGGACATCCGCCTGGACGACACAGGCCACTACCTGCTGGCCAGCGAAGACACCTCGCCACTGGCGACCGTCGCGCTGCTGGACCTCAAGGGCAAGCGCCTGATCTCCAGCAAGTGGCAGGAGCTGGTGGTGGACGAAGCCCGTGGCGCGATCTTCGGTTTTGCCGTGGAAGGCCTGGGCGATGACCAGTCCCGCAGCATCAAGGCCCTGTATCGCCTGGACGGCACCCCGAGCTTCCAGGTGACCCAGGTCGACTGCGGCGCCGAGCAGGTCCTCGATGGCCAGGGCAAAGTGCTGTGGCCAACCAACCCGCAGGATCACTGCCCGGCGCCTGACGACGAAGACCAGGCCCAGGGCTGA
- a CDS encoding lysozyme inhibitor LprI family protein, translating into MRPTLILALAPLLLVSLAHADECSNAPTQAALNQCASVQYKTADKELNRLYQEIGQGLKNQAQTKQRLVSAQRAWVAFRDAECSYATSVVESGSLYPLAYSQCMTALTKARVENLKHYRNCEEGDLSCPVLGL; encoded by the coding sequence ATGCGCCCGACCCTGATCCTGGCCCTTGCCCCCCTGCTGCTTGTGTCATTGGCCCACGCCGACGAGTGCAGCAATGCGCCCACCCAGGCGGCTCTGAACCAGTGCGCCAGCGTTCAGTACAAGACTGCGGACAAGGAGCTGAACCGCCTTTACCAAGAAATCGGCCAAGGCTTGAAAAACCAGGCCCAGACCAAGCAGCGGCTGGTCAGCGCCCAGCGCGCCTGGGTGGCGTTCCGCGATGCCGAGTGCAGCTACGCCACCTCCGTTGTGGAAAGTGGCAGCCTCTATCCCCTGGCCTACAGCCAGTGCATGACGGCACTGACCAAGGCCCGTGTGGAGAACCTCAAGCATTACCGGAATTGCGAGGAAGGTGATCTGAGCTGCCCGGTGCTGGGGCTGTAG
- a CDS encoding GFA family protein: MADDLLAAAQRHAPARPLHGSCLCKAVQYQVERLDMPIGHCHCQTCRKAHAAAFASTAGVMREHFQWLRGQEHLSRYESSPGKLRHFCSVCGSHLLAERVGQPHVILRVATLDDDPGQTPQVHIWTSHDVPWLAHAGLDSWPQWPPSRD, encoded by the coding sequence ATGGCCGACGACCTGCTGGCCGCGGCCCAGCGCCACGCGCCTGCCAGGCCGTTGCACGGCAGCTGCCTGTGCAAGGCCGTGCAATACCAGGTCGAGCGCCTGGACATGCCCATCGGCCACTGCCATTGCCAGACCTGCCGCAAGGCTCACGCCGCCGCCTTTGCCTCCACGGCCGGGGTGATGCGCGAGCACTTCCAGTGGCTGCGTGGCCAGGAGCACCTGAGCCGCTACGAATCGTCCCCGGGCAAGCTGCGGCACTTCTGCTCGGTCTGCGGCTCTCATCTGCTGGCCGAACGCGTGGGGCAGCCCCATGTGATCCTGCGGGTAGCGACCCTGGACGATGATCCGGGGCAGACGCCACAGGTGCATATCTGGACATCCCACGACGTGCCCTGGCTGGCTCACGCAGGCCTGGACAGTTGGCCGCAGTGGCCACCCAGCCGCGACTAG
- a CDS encoding SRPBCC family protein, with amino-acid sequence MNSSNRIERKILLQASPAQVWAALSEAESFGRWFGVTLADQHFAPGQKARGAITYPGYEHLMLEVQVEQMLPEELFSFRWHPYAVDPAVDYSSEPTTLVQFELEEHGAATLLRVTESGFDGIAADRRLKAFRMNSRGWDEQMGNIENYLRQR; translated from the coding sequence ATGAATTCTTCAAATCGCATCGAACGCAAGATCCTGCTCCAGGCCAGTCCGGCGCAGGTCTGGGCCGCGCTGAGCGAGGCCGAGAGTTTCGGTCGCTGGTTTGGCGTGACGCTCGCCGACCAGCATTTCGCACCCGGCCAGAAGGCCCGCGGCGCCATCACGTATCCCGGTTATGAACACCTGATGCTGGAGGTACAGGTCGAGCAGATGCTGCCCGAGGAACTGTTCTCCTTCCGTTGGCACCCCTATGCCGTGGACCCGGCCGTGGACTACTCGAGCGAGCCTACTACCCTGGTGCAGTTCGAACTGGAAGAGCACGGCGCCGCGACCCTGTTGCGAGTCACCGAGTCGGGTTTCGACGGCATTGCCGCCGACCGTCGGCTCAAGGCGTTTCGCATGAACAGCCGCGGCTGGGACGAGCAGATGGGCAATATCGAGAACTACCTGCGCCAGCGCTGA